The Gemmatimonadota bacterium sequence CAGCGTCAGGCCGGCGTCAGGCCCGGGTCCGGGCCGGCGTCAGGCCCCTGTGTCAGGCCCGCCCCTCCTCTTTCGACTCCAGCTCCTCCACGGCGGCCTTCAGTTCGGCGATCTCCGCCTCCAGCTTCTTTTCGCGGCCGGCGATCGTGAAGAGGTACAGGAACAGCCCGACCCATATCAGC is a genomic window containing:
- a CDS encoding CcmD family protein produces the protein MDQNFWYLFSAYTLIWVGLFLYLFTIAGREKKLEAEIAELKAAVEELESKEEGRA